The proteins below are encoded in one region of Candidatus Anaeroferrophillus wilburensis:
- a CDS encoding YjbQ family protein has product MKSYRKELWFTIPARRGFINITPQVADCLRESGVGEGLVLVNAMHITSSVFINDDELGLHYDFEVWLEKLAPHEPVSQYRHNGFEDNADGHLKRQIMGREVVVAVTEGQLDFGPWEQIFYGEFDGRRKKRVLVKIIGE; this is encoded by the coding sequence ATGAAGAGTTATCGCAAAGAATTGTGGTTTACGATCCCGGCCAGGAGGGGGTTTATTAATATCACCCCTCAGGTTGCCGACTGTTTACGGGAAAGTGGCGTTGGTGAAGGGCTTGTGCTGGTCAACGCGATGCACATAACAAGTTCGGTGTTTATCAATGACGACGAGTTGGGACTGCATTACGACTTCGAGGTCTGGCTCGAGAAACTGGCGCCCCACGAGCCGGTCTCCCAGTACCGCCATAACGGCTTTGAGGACAATGCTGACGGCCACCTGAAACGCCAGATCATGGGCCGCGAGGTGGTGGTGGCGGTGACCGAGGGCCAGCTTGACTTCGGCCCGTGGGAACAGATCTTCTACGGCGAGTTTGACGGCAGAAGAAAAAAGCGGGTGCTGGTCAAGATTATCGGGGAGTAG